The following proteins are encoded in a genomic region of Sorangiineae bacterium MSr12523:
- a CDS encoding HAMP domain-containing histidine kinase, with amino-acid sequence MMDLHDFLKSERDTLVGRAVGKVRERWPEQADEILAYHLRRFIEDVVAAIEQPAGPAPSPTSLDIVKPVAAELGKETRRRGASIQALVASFGAVSDQLGELAGSRGLSFSAAEYRVFNQSVDSAIATALETYFRDEQSRGLDPKTKQIGQLAHELRNSLSTARMALAILKEGRLGAESRTGDIINRSHARMQALIEKVLTASRLEAGVEAQREPTSITELLRNVVGDAVLERDITIALECEREVKVEGDPLLLTSAVSNLVQNAIKYSHENGKVIVRARVANGEAIIEVEDECGGLPAHQREALFAPFVRGRKDKEGVGLGLSIVNEAVRLHGGKLEVRDLPGKGCIFCIRLPAA; translated from the coding sequence ATGATGGATCTGCATGATTTTTTGAAGAGCGAACGCGACACACTCGTAGGACGCGCAGTGGGGAAGGTGCGCGAGCGATGGCCGGAGCAGGCGGATGAAATTCTCGCCTATCATCTTCGTCGATTCATCGAAGATGTCGTCGCGGCCATCGAGCAGCCAGCCGGTCCTGCCCCATCGCCTACGTCGCTGGATATCGTAAAGCCCGTGGCCGCGGAGCTCGGCAAAGAGACGCGACGGCGAGGCGCTTCGATCCAAGCGCTCGTGGCAAGCTTTGGAGCGGTCTCCGATCAGCTGGGAGAACTGGCTGGTTCGCGTGGTTTGTCTTTCTCCGCTGCGGAATATCGCGTTTTCAATCAGTCCGTGGATAGTGCGATTGCCACCGCGCTCGAAACCTATTTTCGCGACGAGCAATCTCGCGGGCTGGATCCGAAAACGAAGCAAATCGGTCAGCTCGCGCACGAGTTGAGAAACTCGCTATCGACGGCGCGCATGGCGCTGGCGATTCTGAAAGAAGGACGCCTGGGCGCGGAGAGTCGGACGGGAGACATCATCAACCGTAGCCATGCGCGCATGCAGGCACTCATCGAGAAAGTCCTTACCGCCAGCCGCCTCGAAGCCGGTGTCGAGGCACAACGCGAGCCGACCTCGATAACCGAGCTGCTGCGCAACGTGGTCGGTGACGCCGTGCTCGAGCGGGACATCACCATCGCTCTCGAATGCGAGCGCGAGGTCAAAGTAGAAGGTGACCCGCTCCTTCTCACGTCTGCGGTCAGCAACCTCGTGCAGAATGCCATCAAGTACAGCCACGAGAACGGCAAAGTCATCGTCCGGGCGCGGGTCGCGAACGGCGAAGCCATCATCGAAGTGGAGGACGAATGCGGTGGGCTTCCAGCGCACCAACGCGAAGCGCTCTTTGCCCCCTTCGTTCGCGGTCGAAAAGACAAGGAAGGCGTCGGCCTCGGTCTTTCAATCGTAAACGAAGCGGTCCGACTTCATGGCGGCAAGCTCGAAGTGCGCGATCTTCCCGGCAAAGGCTGCATCTTCTGCATCCGCTTGCCCGCCGCGTAG
- a CDS encoding MYXO-CTERM sorting domain-containing protein, producing MTTVTATILSFLPSAHAYTISNVATSGCHESITSEALRNVRKVRSQAAPLPANRDETALIDDVQFTPADDMKDLNAVALLLGVRDNDLKGEGANDLSSLAPIHGTPENQKEHCLRGPDRKEPNGTLQAVEDCHEFIMQRVTEALDGLDAAGVPNPNLRTALTVHLAIRGQIDAQLPTYYVRMGQAIHAVQDSFTHTYRTADQMRITVTLDWLDAVARSHDEAHDGPPHSSELDKCDDLDDLRQRRRDLAVEASSAILDATLDPSKTRDQKLETVRGLLERYLGYSAGCTFENNWCDAPEKRYATDVGCGCRSSSDGGMGTFVAMAGLIALALTVRRRRRRGGAAFGAAFALAWALTTSSARAEPTPKAIPPAEPLPPRESPNVALGVSLGVAGSFDKTAVAGNVGARLRVSKMWVLGLDAEWNPFISATGSTFRMGTFNAYLSGMLRFPLAYENINLRTTLSAGTSTLLFDLYGAPRASTGIFAQLYPLGIEWKASRLFYIILNPLGVAVPVPQLSGVPFMYPQYRINLAVEFYP from the coding sequence ATGACCACGGTCACCGCGACGATCCTGAGCTTCTTGCCATCGGCCCACGCCTACACGATTTCGAATGTGGCCACGAGCGGATGTCACGAGTCGATCACCAGCGAGGCCCTTCGCAACGTGCGCAAAGTCCGTTCGCAGGCTGCGCCCCTTCCGGCCAACCGCGACGAAACAGCGCTGATCGACGACGTGCAATTTACGCCCGCCGACGATATGAAGGATTTGAACGCCGTGGCACTTTTGCTCGGGGTGCGAGACAACGATCTCAAGGGGGAGGGGGCGAACGATTTGAGCTCGCTCGCGCCCATTCATGGGACGCCCGAGAACCAAAAGGAGCATTGTCTTCGCGGACCGGACCGCAAGGAGCCCAACGGTACATTGCAGGCGGTCGAAGACTGCCACGAATTCATCATGCAGCGCGTGACGGAGGCGCTCGATGGATTGGACGCTGCAGGGGTGCCGAATCCCAATCTGCGAACGGCGCTCACCGTTCACCTTGCCATTCGCGGCCAGATCGATGCGCAACTCCCGACTTATTACGTGCGTATGGGGCAGGCCATTCACGCGGTGCAGGATAGCTTCACGCATACGTACCGCACCGCCGATCAAATGCGGATTACGGTTACCCTCGATTGGCTGGACGCGGTCGCGCGCAGCCACGATGAAGCCCACGATGGCCCGCCGCATTCGTCGGAGCTGGACAAATGCGATGATCTCGACGACCTTCGCCAAAGGCGTCGTGACCTTGCCGTCGAAGCGTCGAGCGCCATCCTCGACGCCACGCTGGATCCGAGCAAAACGCGCGATCAGAAGCTGGAGACCGTTCGCGGGCTCCTCGAGCGGTATCTCGGGTATTCGGCGGGGTGCACCTTCGAGAACAACTGGTGCGACGCGCCGGAGAAACGGTACGCAACCGACGTGGGGTGCGGATGTCGAAGTTCGTCGGACGGGGGGATGGGCACATTCGTGGCCATGGCGGGGCTCATCGCACTCGCCTTGACGGTGCGCCGTCGCCGCCGCCGAGGAGGCGCGGCATTCGGTGCGGCGTTCGCGCTTGCATGGGCGCTCACGACGTCGTCGGCGCGCGCCGAGCCCACGCCCAAAGCGATCCCGCCTGCCGAGCCATTGCCTCCACGAGAGTCGCCCAACGTCGCACTGGGGGTGAGCTTAGGTGTCGCCGGATCGTTCGACAAAACCGCGGTGGCCGGCAACGTTGGCGCGCGCCTACGGGTCAGCAAAATGTGGGTTCTCGGGCTCGACGCGGAGTGGAATCCGTTCATCTCGGCGACCGGCTCCACGTTCCGGATGGGCACCTTCAATGCCTATTTGTCGGGAATGCTGCGGTTTCCGCTTGCCTACGAGAACATCAATTTGCGTACGACGTTGAGCGCCGGGACCTCGACCCTGCTGTTCGATTTGTACGGGGCACCGCGTGCGTCCACCGGCATCTTCGCCCAGCTCTATCCACTGGGAATCGAGTGGAAGGCATCGCGGTTGTTCTACATCATTCTCAATCCACTGGGCGTGGCCGTCCCGGTCCCCCAACTCTCAGGTGTCCCTTTCATGTACCCGCAATACCGGATCAATCTCGCGGTCGAGTTCTATCCGTGA
- a CDS encoding sensor histidine kinase: MSKHERISAERSARGHFAGFLHKNRNLLIERWVQRVVNDPEIPAANKLSRPALEDDVPILVDLLIAKFARNPSQEVEHASEGDRASDVARSHTRHRLNAQYTVTEALRELSHLRRAVHALCDENFIVLGLDGVELLHATIDEWMAVTASELERAIVRSSEEIMAIVAHDLRNPLHVIAGYALLLQEGSPIDGLGVGVALERSVQQMQRLIEDLLAMSKLERGHLSIQRDRVDARALVKGVLEQLRRLADRKRITMSCAVPSQDVSIECDADRIEQALGNLISNAIKFTPEGGRVDVELELSTTHAIFCVRDTGPGISAEFRDRIFRPFWQGSNDARQGVGLGLAIARGIVEAHGGAIDVGSAPGGGTVFKFVIPLVEMARPSRSFFIERSK, from the coding sequence ATGAGCAAACACGAACGCATTTCTGCGGAGCGGTCGGCTCGAGGCCACTTTGCAGGGTTTCTTCATAAGAATCGAAATCTGCTGATCGAACGATGGGTGCAACGGGTCGTGAACGACCCCGAGATCCCGGCCGCCAATAAGCTCTCCCGTCCAGCCCTCGAAGATGATGTTCCAATACTGGTCGACCTGCTCATTGCGAAGTTTGCGCGAAACCCAAGCCAAGAGGTCGAGCACGCGAGCGAAGGCGATCGCGCTTCGGATGTGGCCAGGTCCCATACGCGGCATCGCTTGAATGCGCAATATACGGTCACCGAGGCCCTCCGGGAGCTTTCGCATTTGCGCCGCGCCGTTCACGCGCTCTGCGATGAAAACTTCATCGTGCTCGGCCTCGATGGCGTGGAGCTCCTGCACGCGACCATCGACGAGTGGATGGCGGTTACCGCCAGCGAGTTGGAACGTGCCATCGTTCGCAGCAGCGAGGAAATCATGGCCATCGTGGCACACGATCTGCGAAATCCGCTCCACGTCATTGCGGGGTATGCGCTGCTCTTACAGGAAGGCAGCCCGATCGATGGGCTCGGGGTAGGGGTCGCGCTCGAGCGAAGCGTCCAACAGATGCAGCGATTGATCGAGGATCTACTGGCCATGTCGAAGCTCGAACGGGGACACTTGTCGATCCAGCGGGATCGCGTCGACGCCCGAGCGCTCGTGAAAGGAGTCCTGGAACAACTCCGGCGACTCGCCGATCGAAAGCGGATCACGATGTCGTGCGCCGTCCCGTCGCAGGACGTCTCGATCGAGTGCGATGCCGATCGCATCGAGCAAGCACTTGGAAATCTGATTTCCAATGCCATCAAGTTCACCCCGGAGGGTGGTCGCGTCGACGTGGAGCTGGAGCTGTCCACCACGCACGCCATCTTTTGCGTGCGCGATACGGGGCCTGGCATCTCTGCGGAGTTCCGCGATCGGATTTTTCGGCCGTTCTGGCAAGGATCGAACGATGCAAGGCAGGGCGTTGGCCTTGGGCTCGCGATCGCTAGAGGAATCGTGGAAGCCCATGGCGGTGCCATCGATGTCGGTTCTGCGCCGGGTGGCGGCACGGTCTTCAAATTCGTCATTCCCCTGGTTGAAATGGCTCGCCCGAGCCGGTCCTTTTTCATTGAAAGGTCGAAATAA
- a CDS encoding phosphatase PAP2 family protein, with amino-acid sequence MSYLGWSRWAPLALTVQLFSLSVTSTAAAEPTARGPAYKVHLELDLPIVLVAGAIASSFFFLPEARGVACAPNCDRSRINGFDRAAAGLYDPTWSVVGDIATAATLIGPLVVIVVDEGLANGLRDDLVVAEAMLVTSALQVSLSYAVARPRPRVYNDDAPLDERTDANAARSFFSGHVADTVATSVAALRTFQRLGKPALGWAVFSVGLAGSGVVGVARVASGAHFPSDVIAGAAIGTGIGILLPAIHESGVQILPFAQADGGGLMVGAALP; translated from the coding sequence ATGAGCTACCTTGGCTGGTCTCGCTGGGCTCCGCTCGCGCTCACGGTGCAGCTCTTCTCCTTGTCGGTCACCTCGACCGCAGCCGCGGAACCAACCGCACGTGGGCCCGCGTACAAGGTCCATCTCGAGCTCGATTTGCCCATCGTTCTCGTGGCCGGGGCGATCGCGTCGAGCTTCTTTTTCTTGCCCGAGGCGCGGGGTGTCGCGTGCGCGCCGAACTGCGATCGTTCGCGGATCAACGGCTTCGACCGGGCGGCCGCGGGGCTCTACGATCCAACGTGGTCCGTCGTGGGGGATATCGCCACGGCAGCCACGCTGATCGGTCCCCTCGTCGTCATCGTGGTCGATGAAGGGCTCGCGAATGGCTTGCGCGACGACCTCGTCGTGGCGGAAGCGATGTTGGTTACCAGCGCGCTGCAGGTTTCCCTGAGCTATGCCGTGGCGAGACCTCGGCCCCGTGTTTACAACGATGACGCGCCGCTCGATGAGCGTACGGATGCGAATGCTGCGCGCTCCTTTTTCAGCGGGCACGTCGCGGACACCGTGGCAACGTCGGTCGCCGCCCTGCGCACGTTCCAGCGACTCGGCAAGCCAGCCTTGGGCTGGGCGGTGTTCAGCGTGGGCCTTGCAGGCTCCGGCGTCGTCGGCGTCGCCCGCGTGGCTTCGGGGGCGCATTTCCCCTCGGATGTCATCGCCGGTGCGGCGATCGGTACGGGAATAGGCATTCTGCTGCCGGCCATCCACGAGTCGGGCGTGCAAATCCTTCCTTTCGCCCAAGCCGATGGCGGTGGGCTCATGGTTGGCGCCGCCTTGCCGTGA